From a region of the uncultured Jannaschia sp. genome:
- a CDS encoding F0F1 ATP synthase subunit gamma, whose amino-acid sequence MPNLKDLKNRIATVKSTRKITKAMQMVAAAKLRRAQDAAEASRPYTERFNAVLSALAAGVGDSDTAPKLLSGTGSDETHLLIVLTAERGLCGGFNANIAKLAKAHAQKLLGAGKTVKILTVGKKGRESLKREYGQYNVGHIDLTEVKRIGYADAAGIAADVLKRFDAGDFDVATLFYAKFNSVISQDPTAQQVIPFDVPEDAETGSLYDYEPNEEAILADLLPRGVATAIFSALLENAASEQGARMSAMDNATRNAGEMIDKLTIEYNRSRQAVITNELIEIISGAEAL is encoded by the coding sequence ATGCCCAATCTCAAGGACCTCAAGAACCGGATCGCGACGGTCAAATCGACCCGCAAGATCACCAAGGCCATGCAGATGGTCGCGGCGGCCAAGCTCCGCCGTGCCCAGGATGCCGCCGAGGCGAGCCGCCCCTACACGGAGCGGTTCAACGCGGTGCTGTCGGCGCTGGCCGCCGGTGTCGGTGACAGCGACACGGCCCCGAAGCTTCTGTCGGGCACCGGTTCGGACGAAACGCATCTGCTGATCGTGCTGACCGCCGAGCGCGGTCTGTGCGGTGGCTTCAACGCGAATATCGCCAAGCTGGCGAAGGCCCATGCCCAGAAGCTTCTGGGCGCGGGCAAGACCGTCAAGATCCTGACCGTCGGCAAGAAGGGCCGGGAGTCGCTCAAGCGCGAATACGGCCAGTACAATGTCGGCCATATCGACCTGACCGAGGTGAAGCGCATCGGGTACGCCGATGCCGCGGGCATCGCGGCGGACGTGCTCAAGCGCTTCGACGCGGGCGACTTCGACGTGGCGACGCTGTTCTACGCCAAGTTCAACTCGGTGATCTCGCAGGATCCGACCGCGCAGCAGGTCATTCCCTTCGACGTCCCCGAGGATGCCGAGACCGGATCGCTCTACGACTACGAGCCGAACGAGGAGGCGATCCTCGCGGATCTGCTGCCGCGCGGCGTGGCGACGGCGATCTTCTCGGCGCTGCTCGAGAACGCGGCCTCCGAACAGGGCGCGCGGATGTCGGCGATGGACAACGCGACGCGCAACGCGGGCGAGATGATCGACAAGCTGACCATCGAGTACAACCGCTCGCGGCAGGCCGTCATCACCAACGAGCTGATCGAAATCATTTCGGGCGCCGAGGCGCTCTGA
- a CDS encoding class I SAM-dependent methyltransferase, protein MHLDVLDLRQFYYRTRLGRAAQKAVRDRLTALWPEAKGQTVAGFGFAVPLLRPYLADARRVIGLMPAPQGVMHWPAGMKNVSVLVEETLWPIETGAVDKLVLLHGLDTSENPTALLDECARVLGPGGRAVFIVPNRSGLWARRDRTPFGFGRPYSLGQLEAQVKRAGLVPERHAAALFAPPSASNFWLRAGGVVERMGQRLSRSGGGGVIFLEVSKQVPARSRPGLAERVRRPLRVLEGVPEPTAAGRVG, encoded by the coding sequence ATGCATCTGGATGTTCTGGACCTGCGGCAGTTCTACTACCGCACGCGGCTGGGCCGCGCGGCGCAGAAGGCCGTGCGCGACCGGCTGACCGCGCTCTGGCCCGAGGCCAAGGGCCAGACCGTCGCGGGATTCGGCTTCGCGGTGCCGCTGCTTCGGCCGTATCTCGCGGATGCACGGCGCGTCATCGGGCTGATGCCCGCACCGCAGGGCGTGATGCACTGGCCCGCGGGGATGAAGAACGTCTCGGTGCTGGTCGAGGAGACGCTCTGGCCGATCGAGACCGGGGCGGTGGACAAGCTGGTGTTGCTGCACGGGCTCGATACCTCCGAGAACCCGACGGCCCTTCTGGACGAATGCGCCCGCGTGCTGGGGCCCGGCGGGCGCGCGGTCTTCATCGTGCCGAACCGCTCGGGCCTCTGGGCGCGGCGGGATCGGACGCCCTTCGGCTTCGGGCGGCCCTATTCGCTGGGCCAGCTCGAGGCGCAGGTCAAACGCGCGGGCCTCGTGCCGGAGCGCCATGCCGCGGCCCTCTTCGCGCCGCCCTCGGCCAGCAATTTCTGGCTGCGCGCGGGCGGCGTGGTCGAGCGGATGGGCCAGCGCCTCAGCCGGTCGGGGGGCGGCGGCGTCATTTTCCTCGAAGTGTCCAAGCAGGTGCCCGCGCGTTCGCGGCCCGGCCTGGCCGAGCGGGTCAGGCGCCCGCTGCGGGTTCTCGAGGGCGTACCCGAGCCGACGGCGGCCGGTCGCGTGGGTTGA
- a CDS encoding rhodanese-like domain-containing protein, with translation MKTVEQLVAEARTKIEEWDVARLRATPEAVIVDIRDVRERAKGYIPGSVHAPRGMLEFWWDPTSPYHREVFAGPGPFVLHCAMGWRSALAAATLTDMGFEVAHLDGGMEAWVEAEAPVEIPAPKTDAPQG, from the coding sequence ATGAAGACCGTCGAACAGCTGGTCGCCGAGGCTCGCACGAAGATCGAGGAATGGGACGTGGCGCGGCTGCGGGCCACGCCCGAGGCCGTGATCGTCGATATCCGCGACGTGCGCGAGCGCGCCAAGGGGTACATCCCCGGCTCGGTCCACGCGCCGCGCGGGATGCTGGAATTCTGGTGGGACCCGACCTCGCCCTATCACCGCGAGGTGTTCGCCGGGCCGGGGCCGTTCGTCTTGCATTGCGCCATGGGCTGGCGGTCGGCGCTGGCCGCGGCGACCCTGACCGATATGGGCTTCGAGGTGGCGCATCTGGACGGCGGGATGGAGGCCTGGGTCGAGGCCGAGGCGCCGGTCGAGATCCCGGCGCCGAAGACCGACGCGCCGCAGGGCTAG
- the atpA gene encoding F0F1 ATP synthase subunit alpha: protein MAIQAAEISAILKDQIKNFGQEAEVAEVGRVLSVGDGIARVYGLDNVQAGEMVEFPGGIQGMALNLEADNVGVVIFGSDRDIKEGDTVKRTNSIVDVPAGDALLGRVVDGLGNPLDGKGPIKATERRVADVKAPGIIPRKSVHEPMATGLKSVDAMIPIGRGQRELIIGDRQTGKTAVALDAILNQASYNKAAGDDESKKLYCVYVAIGQKRSTVAQLVKRLEESGAIDYSIVVAATASEPAPMQFLAPYAATAMAEYFRDNGRHALIVYDDLSKQAVSYRQMSLLLRRPPGREAYPGDVFYLHSRLLERSCKLGEAAGSGSLTALPIIETQGGDVSAFIPTNVISITDGQIFLETELFFQGIRPAVNTGLSVSRVGSSAQTDSMKSVAGPVKLSLAQYREMAAFAQFGSDLDASTQQLLARGARLTELMKQPQYSPLTNAEIVAVIYAGTKGYLDKVPVKDVGRWEAGLLSHMRGAGQDVLDWITKDDPKIKGDAEDKLKAEIDAYAKTFA, encoded by the coding sequence ATGGCCATTCAGGCAGCCGAGATTTCCGCGATCCTGAAGGATCAGATCAAGAACTTCGGCCAGGAGGCCGAGGTCGCCGAGGTCGGTCGCGTCCTGTCGGTCGGCGACGGCATCGCGCGCGTCTACGGCCTCGACAATGTCCAGGCCGGCGAGATGGTCGAGTTTCCGGGCGGCATCCAGGGCATGGCCCTGAACCTCGAAGCCGACAATGTGGGCGTCGTGATCTTCGGCTCGGACCGGGACATCAAGGAAGGCGACACCGTCAAGCGCACGAACTCGATCGTGGACGTGCCCGCGGGCGACGCGCTCCTGGGTCGGGTCGTCGACGGTCTCGGCAACCCGCTCGACGGCAAGGGCCCGATCAAGGCCACCGAGCGCCGCGTGGCCGACGTCAAGGCGCCGGGCATCATTCCGCGCAAATCCGTTCACGAGCCGATGGCCACGGGCCTCAAGTCCGTCGATGCCATGATCCCGATCGGCCGCGGCCAGCGTGAGCTGATCATCGGCGACCGCCAGACCGGCAAGACCGCCGTGGCGCTGGACGCGATCCTGAATCAGGCGAGCTACAACAAGGCCGCCGGCGACGATGAGAGCAAGAAGCTCTACTGCGTCTACGTCGCGATCGGCCAGAAGCGCTCGACCGTGGCGCAGCTGGTGAAGCGCCTCGAGGAATCGGGCGCCATCGACTATTCGATCGTCGTCGCCGCGACCGCCTCCGAGCCCGCGCCGATGCAGTTCCTCGCGCCCTACGCCGCGACCGCGATGGCCGAGTATTTCCGCGACAACGGCCGCCACGCGCTGATCGTCTATGACGACCTCTCCAAGCAGGCCGTGTCCTACCGCCAGATGTCGCTCCTGCTGCGCCGCCCGCCCGGCCGCGAAGCCTATCCGGGCGACGTGTTCTACCTCCACTCGCGCCTGCTCGAGCGGTCGTGCAAGCTGGGCGAAGCGGCCGGTTCCGGCTCGCTGACGGCGCTGCCGATCATCGAGACGCAGGGCGGCGACGTGTCTGCGTTCATCCCGACCAACGTGATCTCGATCACCGACGGCCAGATCTTCCTCGAGACGGAGCTGTTCTTCCAGGGCATCCGTCCCGCCGTGAACACCGGTCTGTCGGTGTCGCGCGTCGGCTCGTCGGCGCAGACGGACTCGATGAAGTCGGTCGCCGGTCCCGTGAAGCTCTCTCTCGCGCAGTATCGCGAGATGGCGGCCTTCGCGCAGTTCGGCTCGGACCTCGACGCCTCGACGCAGCAGCTTCTGGCCCGCGGCGCGCGTCTGACCGAGCTGATGAAGCAGCCGCAATATTCGCCGCTGACCAATGCCGAGATCGTGGCTGTCATCTATGCGGGCACCAAGGGCTATCTCGACAAGGTGCCGGTCAAGGATGTCGGCCGCTGGGAAGCGGGTCTGCTGAGCCACATGCGCGGCGCGGGCCAGGACGTGCTCGACTGGATCACCAAGGACGACCCCAAGATCAAGGGCGACGCCGAGGACAAGCTGAAGGCCGAGATCGACGCATACGCCAAGACCTTCGCGTAA
- the gloB gene encoding hydroxyacylglutathione hydrolase gives MRDSLTTIPCLSDNYAFLFESGERRAVVDVPEAEPILSALDRRPLTDILLTHHHWDHVDGVADLVAATGATVWGAAADAHRLPPLDHALAPGDVIEIGTARARIIDVSGHTIGHIAFLFDDVAFTGDSLMAAGCGRLFEGTPEQMHASLAQFADLPDELLIASGHEYTTSNLAFARSLEPDNPALISRQTETERLRSEGEPSVPSTLGLERHTNPFLRAHDPALKAATGTSEQSDTATFAAARRAKDAF, from the coding sequence ATCCGCGATAGCCTGACCACGATCCCCTGCCTGTCGGACAACTACGCCTTCCTCTTCGAGAGCGGTGAGCGCCGCGCCGTGGTCGACGTGCCCGAGGCGGAACCGATCCTCTCGGCACTGGACCGGCGACCGCTGACCGACATCCTGCTGACGCACCATCATTGGGACCATGTCGACGGGGTCGCGGACCTCGTGGCGGCGACGGGGGCGACGGTCTGGGGCGCGGCCGCCGACGCCCACCGCCTGCCGCCCCTCGATCACGCGCTCGCCCCCGGCGACGTGATCGAGATCGGTACGGCGCGCGCCCGGATCATCGACGTCTCCGGCCACACGATCGGACATATCGCATTCCTCTTCGACGACGTGGCCTTCACCGGCGACAGCCTGATGGCTGCGGGCTGCGGGCGGCTCTTCGAAGGCACGCCCGAGCAGATGCACGCGAGCCTCGCGCAGTTCGCCGACCTGCCCGACGAGCTCCTGATCGCGTCCGGTCACGAGTACACGACCTCGAACCTCGCCTTCGCGCGCAGCCTTGAACCCGACAACCCGGCACTTATTTCTAGACAGACCGAGACGGAGCGACTGCGTTCGGAGGGTGAGCCTTCCGTTCCCTCCACCCTCGGGCTTGAACGCCACACAAACCCGTTCCTGCGTGCCCACGACCCTGCTCTGAAGGCCGCGACCGGAACCAGCGAACAATCGGACACCGCCACCTTTGCCGCCGCACGGCGTGCAAAGGATGCCTTCTGA
- a CDS encoding GNAT family N-acetyltransferase, whose translation MMSIRTAHPADHPTIVDIAVRSGLFDADDAAFFGESLRETTAGAVLFIDGDRQGAAMLAPEPMSDAAWNLLFLAVDPSAQRGGIGRALVTESEAHARAAGGRMLLIDTASIENQAAARALYAALGFGHVATIPGYYGDGVDRLTYLKRL comes from the coding sequence ATGATGTCTATCCGCACCGCCCATCCGGCGGACCACCCGACGATCGTCGACATCGCCGTCCGTTCCGGCCTGTTCGACGCAGACGATGCCGCGTTCTTCGGCGAGAGCCTGCGCGAGACGACCGCCGGAGCCGTCCTCTTCATAGATGGCGACCGCCAAGGGGCCGCGATGCTCGCCCCTGAGCCGATGTCCGACGCGGCCTGGAACCTCCTGTTCCTCGCGGTAGATCCGTCCGCGCAGCGCGGCGGGATCGGCCGCGCGCTCGTGACCGAGTCCGAGGCCCATGCCCGTGCCGCCGGGGGCCGCATGCTCCTGATCGACACGGCGTCGATCGAAAACCAGGCCGCCGCTCGCGCGCTCTATGCCGCGCTGGGGTTCGGACACGTCGCCACCATTCCCGGCTATTACGGCGACGGGGTCGACCGGCTGACCTATCTCAAGCGCCTCTGA
- the clpA gene encoding ATP-dependent Clp protease ATP-binding subunit ClpA, producing the protein MPSFSNTLEQAIHAALAQANARRHELATLEHLLLVLIDEPDAARVMQACGVDLDELRQTVEAFIEEDLSTLVTDVEGSEAVPTAAFQRVIQRAAIHVQSSGRTEVTGANVLVAIFAERESNAAYFLQEQDMTRYDAVNFIAHGVAKDPDFGEARPLQGSDEEDEGFGNGGEGGPNPSENRESALAKYTVDLNKKSSDGDIDPLIGREHEVERSIQVLCRRRKNNPLLVGDPGVGKTAIAEGLALKIVKGEVPEVLSGATIYSLDMGALLAGTRYRGDFEERLKAVVTELEEHPDAVLFIDEIHTVIGAGATSGGAMDASNLLKPALAGGKLRTMGSTTYKEFRQHFEKDRALSRRFQKIDVNEPTVEDTVKILKGLKSRFEDHHSIKYTADAIKSAVELSARYVNDRKLPDKAIDVIDEAGAAQALVTESKRRKTIGVKEIEAVVAKIARIPPKTVSKDDQEVLRDLEGSLKRVVFGQDPAIEALASAIKLARAGLREPEKPIGNYLFAGPTGVGKTEVAKQLADTLGVEMLRFDMSEYMEKHAVSRLIGAPPGYVGFDQGGLLTDGVDQHPHCVLLLDEIEKAHPDVFNILLQVMDHGRLTDHNGRAVDFRNVVLIMTSNAGASDAAREPLGFGRSKREGEDTAAIERTFTPEFRNRLDAIISFGALPKETILQVVEKFVLQLEAQLLDRGVTIELTRAAAEWIADKGYDDKMGARPLARVIQEHVKKPLAEELLFGKLAKGGLVKVGIKNGELDLRIEEPGAPKIANKKPPLLTAE; encoded by the coding sequence ATGCCGTCGTTCTCGAATACCCTCGAGCAAGCCATCCATGCGGCTCTGGCCCAGGCCAACGCCCGGCGCCACGAACTCGCCACCCTCGAACATCTCCTCCTGGTCCTCATCGACGAGCCGGATGCCGCCCGCGTCATGCAGGCCTGCGGCGTCGATCTCGACGAGCTGCGCCAGACGGTCGAAGCCTTCATCGAGGAGGATCTCTCCACGCTCGTCACCGATGTCGAGGGTTCCGAAGCCGTGCCGACCGCCGCCTTCCAGCGCGTGATCCAGCGCGCCGCGATCCACGTCCAGTCCTCGGGCCGGACCGAGGTGACGGGCGCCAACGTCCTCGTCGCGATCTTCGCCGAGCGGGAATCGAATGCCGCCTATTTCCTGCAGGAGCAGGACATGACCCGCTACGACGCGGTCAATTTCATCGCCCATGGCGTCGCCAAGGACCCCGATTTCGGCGAGGCGCGCCCGCTCCAGGGCTCCGACGAGGAAGACGAGGGCTTCGGCAACGGCGGCGAGGGCGGTCCCAATCCGTCCGAGAACCGCGAAAGCGCGCTGGCCAAGTACACCGTCGATCTCAACAAGAAGTCCTCGGACGGCGATATCGACCCGCTGATCGGGCGCGAGCACGAGGTCGAACGTTCGATCCAGGTGCTTTGCCGCCGGCGCAAGAACAACCCGCTCCTCGTGGGTGATCCGGGCGTCGGCAAGACCGCCATCGCCGAAGGTCTGGCCCTCAAGATCGTCAAGGGCGAGGTGCCGGAGGTTCTGTCCGGTGCCACGATCTATTCGCTCGACATGGGCGCGCTCCTGGCGGGCACGCGCTATCGCGGCGATTTCGAGGAACGCCTCAAGGCCGTCGTCACCGAGCTCGAGGAGCATCCCGACGCCGTCCTCTTCATCGACGAGATCCATACCGTGATCGGCGCCGGCGCCACGTCCGGCGGCGCGATGGACGCGTCCAACCTCCTCAAGCCCGCGCTTGCGGGCGGCAAGCTGCGGACCATGGGCTCCACCACCTACAAGGAGTTCCGGCAGCATTTCGAGAAGGACCGCGCCCTGTCGCGCCGGTTCCAGAAGATCGACGTCAACGAGCCGACGGTCGAGGACACCGTCAAGATCCTCAAGGGTCTCAAGTCGCGCTTCGAGGATCACCATTCCATCAAGTACACGGCCGATGCCATCAAGTCGGCGGTCGAGCTTTCGGCGCGCTACGTCAACGACCGCAAGCTGCCCGACAAGGCGATCGACGTGATCGACGAGGCGGGCGCGGCCCAGGCGCTGGTGACCGAGTCGAAGCGGCGCAAGACCATCGGCGTCAAGGAGATCGAGGCCGTGGTGGCCAAGATCGCCCGCATCCCGCCCAAGACCGTCTCGAAGGACGACCAGGAGGTGCTGCGCGACCTCGAAGGCTCGCTCAAGCGCGTCGTCTTCGGTCAGGACCCGGCGATCGAGGCGCTGGCCTCGGCCATCAAGCTGGCCCGCGCGGGTCTGCGCGAGCCCGAGAAGCCGATCGGCAACTACCTCTTCGCGGGGCCCACGGGCGTCGGCAAGACCGAGGTGGCCAAGCAGCTCGCCGATACGCTCGGCGTCGAGATGCTGCGCTTCGACATGTCGGAATACATGGAGAAGCACGCCGTCTCGCGCCTGATCGGTGCACCGCCGGGCTATGTCGGCTTCGACCAGGGCGGCCTTCTGACCGATGGCGTCGACCAGCACCCGCATTGCGTGCTGCTGCTCGACGAGATCGAGAAGGCCCATCCGGACGTGTTCAACATCCTCCTGCAGGTGATGGATCACGGCAGGCTGACCGACCATAACGGCCGGGCGGTGGACTTCCGGAACGTCGTCCTGATCATGACGTCGAACGCCGGCGCCTCGGATGCCGCGCGGGAGCCTCTGGGCTTCGGCCGCTCCAAGCGCGAGGGCGAGGACACCGCCGCCATCGAGCGGACGTTCACGCCCGAGTTCCGCAACCGCCTCGACGCGATCATCAGCTTCGGCGCCCTGCCGAAGGAGACGATCCTGCAGGTGGTCGAGAAGTTCGTCCTCCAGCTCGAGGCGCAGCTTCTGGATCGCGGCGTCACGATCGAGCTGACCCGTGCGGCGGCGGAATGGATCGCCGACAAGGGCTATGACGACAAGATGGGCGCCCGCCCGTTGGCCCGCGTCATCCAGGAGCATGTCAAGAAGCCGCTCGCCGAGGAGCTGCTCTTCGGCAAGCTCGCCAAGGGCGGCCTTGTGAAGGTCGGCATCAAGAACGGCGAACTCGATCTCCGGATCGAGGAGCCGGGCGCGCCGAAGATCGCCAACAAGAAGCCGCCGCTCCTGACGGCGGAGTGA
- a CDS encoding F0F1 ATP synthase subunit delta, translating to MSEPASISMGIAARYAQAVFDLSRDAGDLKKLESDVTALDDAIAASPELRDVLTSPVVSRGDQGNALAGLASKMGLTDTVSNVLALMASKRRLFVVPQMVKTLKDMLADERGEVTAEVRTAKALSKAQSDKLASTLKASTGKDVNLDVTVDDALIGGLVVKIGSRMIDTSIRAKLNALQNTMKEVR from the coding sequence GTGTCCGAACCAGCTTCGATCTCGATGGGGATTGCCGCGCGCTACGCGCAAGCCGTCTTCGACCTCAGCCGCGATGCCGGCGACCTCAAGAAGCTGGAGTCGGATGTCACCGCCCTTGACGACGCCATCGCGGCCTCGCCCGAGCTGCGCGACGTGCTGACCTCGCCGGTGGTCTCGCGCGGTGATCAGGGCAACGCGCTGGCGGGCCTCGCCTCGAAGATGGGCTTGACCGACACCGTTTCGAACGTGCTGGCGCTGATGGCGTCGAAGCGGCGGCTCTTCGTGGTGCCGCAGATGGTCAAGACCCTCAAAGACATGCTTGCCGACGAGCGCGGCGAGGTGACCGCCGAGGTCCGCACCGCCAAGGCCCTGTCGAAGGCCCAGTCCGACAAGCTCGCTTCGACGCTCAAGGCGTCGACGGGCAAGGACGTCAACCTAGATGTGACCGTAGACGACGCGCTGATCGGCGGTCTCGTGGTCAAGATCGGCTCGCGCATGATCGACACCTCGATCCGCGCGAAGCTCAACGCACTCCAGAATACGATGAAAGAGGTCCGCTGA
- the atpD gene encoding F0F1 ATP synthase subunit beta: MANAVGKITQVIGAVVDVQFDDNLPEILNALETDNHGNRLVLEVAQHLGENTVRAIAMDATEGLVRGQKVSDTGGPITIPVGNATLGRILNVVGEPVDEGAPVEADEYRSIHADAPEFQAQSTESAVLETGIKVIDLLAPYAKGGKIGLFGGAGVGKTVLIMELINNIAKVHSGFSVFAGVGERTREGNDLYHEMIESGVIVPDDLSKSKVSLVYGQMNEPPGARMRVALTGLTLAEQFRDQSGTDVLFFVDNIFRFTQAGSEVSALLGRIPSAVGYQPTLATDMGQMQERITSTKQGSITSVQAVYVPADDLTDPAPATSFAHLDATTVLSRAISELGIYPAVDPLDSTSRLLDPAVIGEEHYAVARDVQGILQRYKSLQDIIAILGMDELSEEDKLTVARARKIQRFLSQPFDVAKVFTGADGKQVPLAETVASFKAVVAGEYDHLPEGAFYMVGGIDEVEAKAEKMAAEAA; the protein is encoded by the coding sequence ATGGCAAATGCAGTCGGCAAGATTACCCAGGTCATCGGCGCCGTCGTCGACGTTCAGTTCGACGACAACCTGCCCGAGATCCTGAACGCGCTCGAGACGGACAACCACGGCAACCGCCTCGTCCTCGAAGTCGCGCAGCATCTCGGCGAGAACACCGTCCGCGCGATCGCGATGGACGCCACCGAGGGTCTGGTCCGCGGACAGAAGGTCTCGGATACCGGTGGCCCGATCACCATCCCGGTGGGCAACGCCACGCTGGGCCGCATCCTGAACGTCGTGGGCGAGCCCGTCGACGAAGGCGCGCCCGTCGAGGCCGACGAGTACCGCTCGATCCATGCCGACGCGCCCGAGTTCCAGGCCCAGTCGACCGAGAGCGCCGTACTCGAGACCGGGATCAAGGTCATCGACCTTCTGGCCCCCTACGCCAAGGGCGGCAAGATCGGCCTCTTCGGCGGTGCGGGCGTCGGCAAGACGGTTCTGATCATGGAACTGATCAACAACATCGCCAAGGTGCACTCGGGCTTCTCGGTCTTCGCCGGCGTGGGTGAGCGGACCCGCGAGGGCAACGACCTCTATCACGAGATGATCGAATCCGGCGTCATCGTCCCCGACGACCTGTCGAAGTCGAAGGTGTCGCTGGTCTACGGCCAGATGAACGAGCCGCCGGGTGCGCGCATGCGCGTGGCGCTGACCGGCCTGACGCTGGCCGAGCAGTTCCGCGACCAGTCGGGCACCGACGTTCTGTTCTTCGTCGACAACATCTTCCGCTTCACGCAGGCGGGCTCCGAGGTGTCGGCGCTTCTGGGCCGCATCCCCTCCGCCGTGGGCTATCAGCCGACGCTGGCCACCGACATGGGCCAGATGCAGGAGCGGATCACCTCCACCAAGCAGGGCTCGATCACCTCGGTGCAGGCCGTCTACGTGCCGGCCGACGACCTGACGGACCCCGCGCCCGCCACGTCGTTTGCCCACCTGGATGCCACGACCGTTCTGTCGCGCGCCATCTCGGAGCTGGGCATCTACCCGGCTGTGGACCCGCTCGACTCGACGTCGCGCCTGCTCGACCCCGCCGTCATCGGCGAGGAGCATTACGCCGTCGCGCGTGATGTGCAGGGCATCCTCCAGCGCTACAAGTCGCTGCAGGACATCATCGCGATCCTCGGGATGGACGAGCTCTCGGAAGAGGACAAGCTGACCGTGGCCCGCGCCCGGAAGATCCAGCGCTTCCTCAGCCAGCCCTTCGACGTGGCCAAGGTCTTTACCGGCGCCGACGGCAAGCAGGTTCCGCTGGCCGAGACCGTCGCGTCCTTCAAGGCCGTGGTTGCCGGCGAGTACGATCACCTGCCCGAAGGCGCCTTCTACATGGTCGGCGGCATCGACGAGGTGGAGGCCAAGGCCGAGAAGATGGCGGCCGAGGCGGCCTGA
- a CDS encoding M23 family metallopeptidase, whose amino-acid sequence MSETRAQGDDARPRPRAPVHGTPTRGNRIVRDLRATTSTAGWRVAAIALAAFVAPPAAAQEFRLALPLDCTLGETCDIQQYVDADPGPGARDYTGGFLAYDGHQGTDFRVPDLEAMAAGIPILAPAPGTVAGIRNSVPDGTFPEGQDCGNGLRIDHGGGWSTQLCHFAQGSVTVTPGDRVETGDVLGRMGMTGRTQFPHVHITVRRGDTVVDPFVEGLWSDPPDYAPGGLLSAGFSDAIPEFAAIRAGTADAAELPVDAPALVLWGQVFGGQTGDVVRLSITGPDGRDVFATEQVLERTQALLFRAGGRRLREARWRGGDYVGRVELDRDGTVIDAIETRIALR is encoded by the coding sequence GTGAGCGAGACGAGGGCGCAGGGCGACGATGCGAGGCCACGCCCCCGCGCGCCGGTTCACGGCACTCCGACCCGCGGCAATCGCATAGTCCGGGACCTACGCGCGACGACATCCACCGCCGGATGGCGCGTCGCCGCCATCGCGCTCGCCGCGTTCGTGGCCCCGCCCGCCGCCGCGCAGGAGTTCCGGCTGGCCCTCCCGCTCGATTGCACGCTGGGCGAGACCTGCGACATCCAGCAGTATGTCGACGCCGATCCCGGTCCCGGCGCGCGGGATTATACCGGGGGATTCCTGGCCTATGACGGCCATCAGGGCACCGACTTCCGCGTCCCCGATCTCGAGGCGATGGCGGCGGGCATACCCATTCTCGCGCCCGCGCCGGGGACCGTCGCGGGAATCCGCAACTCCGTTCCCGACGGCACCTTCCCCGAGGGGCAGGATTGCGGCAACGGCCTGCGGATCGACCATGGCGGCGGCTGGTCGACGCAGCTGTGCCACTTCGCGCAGGGCTCCGTCACCGTGACCCCCGGCGACCGGGTCGAGACCGGCGATGTCCTGGGCCGGATGGGCATGACCGGGCGCACCCAGTTCCCCCATGTCCACATCACCGTCCGGCGCGGCGACACCGTCGTCGATCCCTTCGTCGAGGGCCTGTGGTCCGATCCGCCCGACTACGCGCCCGGCGGCCTGCTCTCGGCGGGGTTCTCGGACGCGATCCCGGAATTCGCCGCCATCCGGGCCGGCACGGCCGATGCCGCCGAACTGCCCGTGGACGCCCCCGCGCTGGTCCTCTGGGGACAGGTCTTCGGCGGGCAGACGGGCGATGTCGTCCGGCTGTCGATCACCGGCCCCGACGGGCGCGACGTCTTCGCGACCGAGCAGGTGCTGGAGCGGACGCAGGCGCTTCTCTTCCGGGCGGGCGGGCGACGGCTGCGCGAGGCGCGCTGGCGCGGCGGCGATTATGTCGGGCGGGTCGAACTGGACCGGGACGGCACCGTGATCGACGCGATCGAGACGCGGATCGCGCTGCGCTAG